A region from the Fusarium graminearum PH-1 chromosome 4, whole genome shotgun sequence genome encodes:
- a CDS encoding 2-oxoisovalerate dehydrogenase subunit alpha, whose product MKSRALHQVALRRAILSRPHVTPLAIRSASSVSQRPNSNFVSFPGALKSAFTSNLKFESPESYPALSTYRVVDQHGVVVDESFKPDISNEEVIRLYKDMVFISIMDLIMFDAQRQGRLSFYMVSAGEEAVSIGSSSVLDREDVMFTQYREQGVFKERGFTAKDFMGQLFGNVRDPSRGRSMPVHYGSKELNIHSVSSPLATQLPHASGAAYALKMQKLQNPSSKARVAVAYFGEGAASEGDFHAALNIAATRACPAIFICRNNGYAISTPTLDQYRGDGIASRGIGYGIDTIRVDGNDIWAVREVVKKAREMALEDGGKPILIEAMTYRVSHHSTSDDSFAYRARVEVEDWKRRDNPITRLRKWMEAQGIWDEAKEKEARTDLRKEILKAFSEAEREKKPPMRSMFEDMYEEMTDDLKAQMKELKEMLDKYPEEYDVSEFEGGKDTLKP is encoded by the exons ATGAAGTCTCGAGCTCTACATCAGGTCGCCCTAAGGAGAGCCATCCTCTCCAGACCGCATGTAACACCCCTTGCTATTCGATCAGCGAGCAGCGTATCGCAGCGACCTAATTCGAACTTTGTCTCGTTCCCCGGTGCATTGAAGAGTGCATTCACAAGCAACCTCAAATTCGAATCTCCCGAGTCATATCCTGCATTGTCGACATACCGCGTTGTAGACCAGCATGGAGTAGTTGTGGATGAATCGTTCAAGCCAGATATCTCCAATGAGGAGGTTATCCGCCTCTATAAAGATATGGTGTTTATCTCGATTATGGATCTGATAATGTTTGATGCGCAAAGACAAGGGCGACTCAGCTTTTACATGGTGAGCGCGGGCGAGGAGGCTGTCAGTATTGGCAGCTCAAGCGTGCTGGATCGAGAGGATGTCATGTTTACGCAATATCGAGAGCAAGGCGTGTTCAAGGAGCGAGGTTTCACAGCAAAGGACTTTATGGGTCAATTATTTGGCAACGTACGGGATCCAAGTCGAGGACGCAGTATGCCTGTTCACTATGGAAGCAAAGAGTTGAATATT CACTCCGTTTCATCACCATTAGCGACACAACTTCCCCATGCATCAGGGGCTGCATATGCTCTAAAGATGCAAAAACTCCAGAACCCGAGTTCCAAGGCTCGAGTGGCTGTGGCATACTTTGGTGAAGGCGCTGCGAGTGAAGGAGATTTCCACGCTGCTCTCAACATTGCAGCTACGCGAGCTTGTCCTGCTATCTTCATCTGCCGAAACAACGGATACGCCATTTCAACACCTACGCTAGATCAGTACCGCGGTGATGGTATTGCCAGTCGAGGTATTGGTTACGGCATTGACACTATCCGTGTCGACGGTAACGATATCTGGGCAGTCCGAGAAGTCGTGAAGAAGGCCCGCGAAATGGCCCTCGAGGACGGTGGCAAGCCAATCCTAATCGAGGCCATGACCTACCGTGTCTCACACCACAGCACATCCGACGACTCATTCGCTTACCGCGCACgcgtcgaggttgaggactGGAAGCGCCGCGATAACCCCATCACACGTCTACGCAAGTGGATGGAGGCTCAGGGGATCTGggacgaggccaaggagaaggaggcccGGACTGATCTGCGAAAGGAGATCCTCAAGGCGTTTAGCGAGGCGGagcgggagaagaagccaccGATGCGAAGCATGTTTGAGGATATGTACGAGGAGATGACGGATGACTTGAAGGCTCAGatgaaggagctcaaggagatgtTGGACAAGTACCCTGAGGAGTATGATGTTTCTGAGTTTGAGGGTGGCAAGGATACGTTGAAGCCATAG
- a CDS encoding ubiquinone/menaquinone biosynthesis methyltransferase ubiE — MTSRTALRGFSRSLNPSRCSQTFVRPFSSANVVRKNYQTPTSDRPTHFGYETVTEAEKQQRVAGVFTSVAETYDKMNDFMSLGIHRLWKDYFISSLNPGATNPPGQAQRILDVAGGTGDIAFRHLQHAHEFNCNPNVSVIISDINPDMLGVGRQRSLALPASHQSALSFLEANAEVLPSQIEDNSLDLYTVAFGIRNFSNIPAALKEAHRVLKPGGVFACLEFSKVDKHPIFNTIYKQWSFKGIPLIGQLVAGDRDSYQYLVESIERFPSQTQFRDMIKDAGFVVAGEGYEDLTGGIAAIHKGMKPV, encoded by the exons ATGACCTCCCGTACAGCTCTCCGAGGCTTTTCCCGTTCATTGAACCCTTCAAGATGTTCTCAAACTTTTGTCCGACCCTTTTCCTCCGCAAACGTTGTCCGCAAGAACTATCAAACCCCTACATCTGATCGACCTACCCACTTTGGCTATGAGACCGTCACCGAAgccgagaagcagcagcgTGTTGCTGGTGTGTTTACCAGTGTTGCCGAGACGTACGATAAGATGAATGATTTTATGTCTTTGGGTATTCACCGTCTATGGAA AGACTACTTTATCTCTTCTTTGAACCCTGGTGCGACGAACCCCCCTGGACAGGCACAGCGCATTCTCGATGTTGCTGGCGGAACTGGTGATATTGCTTTCCGCCACCTTCAGCACGCCCACGAGTTCAATTGCAATCCCAATGTCTCCGTTATCATCTCCGACATCAACCCGGACATGCTGGGAGTTGGTCGCCAACGTTCTCTTGCCCTTCCCGCATCCCACCAGTCCGCTCTCTCTTTTCTAGAGGCCAATGCCGAAGTCCTCCCTTCCCAGATCGAGGACAACTCTCTCGACCTCTACACTGTTGCCTTTGGTATCCGcaacttctccaacatcCCTGCTGCGCTGAAGGAGGCTCACAGAGTTCTCAAGCCTGGTGGTGTGTTCGCTTGTCTCGAGTTTTCAAAGGTTGACAAGCACCCTATCTTCAACACTATCTACAAGCAGTGGTCTTTCAAGGGTATTCCCTTGATTGGTCAACTAGTGGCTGGTGACCGTGACAGTTACCAATATCTGGTTGAGAGTATCGAAAGATTCCCCAGCCAAACCCAGTTCAGGgacatgatcaaggatgCCGGCTTTGTTGTCGCTGGTGAGGGTTATGAGGATCTTACTGGTGGCATTGCCGCTATTCACAAGGGCATGAAGCCTGTATAA
- a CDS encoding NADH dehydrogenase iron-sulfur protein 3, whose protein sequence is MPKESPNLRKAPRDHIGTLKAPIVNPADKYQSKSDNMHRYGAWVMGCLPKYVQQFSVWKDELTIYISPSGVYPVFSFLKYNTAAEFTQVSTITAADYPTRENRFEIVYNLLSVRHNSRIRVKTYADEASPVPSITGLFDGANWYEREVYDLYGVFFAGHPDLRRIMTDYGFEGHPLRKDFPLTGYTEIRYDEEKKRIVTEPLELTQAFRNFEGGSSAWEPVGAGQDRTPESFKLPTPKPEEKKEEEKK, encoded by the exons ATGCCCAAGGAAAGCCCCAACCTGCGAAAGGCCCCCCGCGACCACATCGGCACACTGAAGGCTCCTATCGTCAACCCTGCCGACAAGTACCAGAGCAAGTCTGACAACATGCACCGATACGGTGCCTGGGTGATGGGCTGCCTTCCCAAATACGTCCAGCAATTCTCCGTCTGGAAGGATGAACTCACCATTTACATTTCTCCTTCGGGTGTCTACCCTGTCTTCAGCTTCCTGAAGT ACAACACCGCTGCCGAGTTCACCCAGGTCAGCACAATTACTGCTGCCGATTACCCCACGCGCGAGAACCGTTTCGAAATTGTCTACAACCTTCTTTCGGTCCGCCACAACTCCCGAATCCGTGTCAAGACATACGCCGACGAGGCCTCTCCTGTTCCCAGTATCACTGGACTTTTTGACGGCGCCAACTGGTACGAGCGAGAGGTGTACGACCTTTACGGTGTCTTCTTTGCTGGTCACCCCGATCTCCGACGAATCATGACTGATTACGGTTTCGAGGGTCACCCTCTGCGCAAGGATTTCCCCTTGACGGGTTACACCGAGATCCGAtacgacgaggagaagaagcgtaTCGTCACGGAGCCTCTGGAGCTCACCCAGGCTTTCCGTAACTTTGAGGGTGGTTCCAGCGCCTGGGAGCCTGTTGGAGCTGGACAGGACCGCACGCCCGAGTCATTCAAGCTGCCAACACCCAAGccagaggagaagaaggaggaggagaagaaatAA